A genomic region of Denticeps clupeoides chromosome 17, fDenClu1.1, whole genome shotgun sequence contains the following coding sequences:
- the ch25hl1.2 gene encoding cholesterol 25-hydroxylase-like protein 1, member 2: MRMNFVWKLYHEGDSFLQPLWDNLRISHRDTLRSPLFPVVLTVSSYFVLCIPYVICDVMGTRWPAIQRFKIQPSKSPTATALLHCTGVTLKNHLLLVFPAAVAQWAWRPPIPLPEQAPTLLELIGGVTGNLLLFDCQYFIWHLLHHRIHWLYTTFHAIHHKYTAPCALATQCLGGWELVTVGFWTTLNPVLLRCHLLTTWVFMVFHVYVSIEDHCGYDFPWSTSRLIPFGIYGGPNKHDMHHQKPNTNFAPHFSHWDKVFGTHAEFCYSTVYSKNVVHSCDNAIL; encoded by the coding sequence ATGAGGATGAACTTCGTGTGGAAACTTTACCATGAAGGGGACTCGTTTCTTCAGCCGCTGTGGGACAACCTGCGGATCAGTCACAGGGACACACTGAGGTCTCCGCTCTTCCCTGTTGTCTTGACAGTGTCATCCTACTTTGTGCTTTGCATCCCTTACGTGATCTGTGATGTCATGGGGACCAGGTGGCCAGCCATCCAGCGGTTCAAGATCCAGCCAAGCAAGAGCCCCACGGCCACGGCGCTGCTGCACTGCACAGGCGTCACCCTGAAGAACCACCTGCTTCTTGTATTCCCCGCAGCTGTGGCCCAGTGGGCATGGAGGCCACCCATTCCACTTCCAGAACAGGCACCCACCTTGCTGGAGCTGATTGGCGGAGTGACAGGGAACCTCCTGCTCTTCGACTGCCAGTACTTCATCTGGCACCTGCTGCACCACAGAATCCACTGGCTGTACACTACTTTCCACGCCATCCATCACAAGTACACTGCACCATGTGCCCTTGCCACGCAGTGCTTGGGAGGATGGGAGCTGGTCACTGTGGGCTTTTGGACCACACTGAATCCAGTTCTGTTGAGATGTCACCTGCTAACCACATGGGTCTTCATGGTTTTCCACGTCTATGTCTCAATAGAGGATCATTGTGGATACGACTTCCCTTGGTCCACATCTCGCTTGATTCCATTTGGCATTTATGGAGGTCCAAACAAACACGATATGCATCACCAGAAGCCCAACACTAACTTTGCACCACATTTCAGCCACTGGGATAAAGTTTTTGGCACTCATGCAGAGTTTTGCTATTCCACAGTGTACTCTAAAAATGTTGTACACAGCTGTGATAATGCAATACTTTAA